The following are encoded together in the Desulfococcus multivorans genome:
- a CDS encoding electron transfer flavoprotein subunit alpha/FixB family protein, with amino-acid sequence MSRQVFAYIIHKNGKPDDTALEFATAARKLDPNAEVIGVVVGSGADLEAAAGEAAKSYTSVWKIDNAALAYPLADGVRKALTSVLPREAVVLIPHEHFGLDLAPGLAVKLDSPYLPDVVDFAGLDGDTLTAVRQEFSGMVSTHVACDIAAGAVITVRPGAFAPDESAAAGGTITDKSGDVGDLAAGRRYLETLVAEVGDVDITKSEILVSVGRGIEDQDNLEIVNDLARAMGADVSCSRPIVDAKWLEKSRQVGTSGQTVSPKVYLACGISGSFQHMGGIKGAPFIVAINKNPKAPIFQVADVGIVADILEFLPELTEAVEQAK; translated from the coding sequence ATGAGCCGACAGGTTTTTGCATATATCATCCACAAGAACGGCAAACCCGACGACACGGCCCTGGAATTTGCAACCGCGGCCCGCAAGCTCGACCCGAACGCCGAGGTGATCGGCGTGGTGGTGGGATCGGGAGCGGATCTGGAGGCAGCCGCCGGTGAAGCGGCCAAATCCTATACATCGGTCTGGAAGATCGACAACGCCGCTCTGGCCTATCCCTTAGCCGACGGGGTCCGGAAGGCCCTGACGAGCGTTCTGCCCAGGGAGGCCGTGGTCCTGATCCCCCATGAACATTTCGGCCTCGATCTGGCTCCGGGGCTTGCGGTCAAGCTCGATTCGCCCTATCTGCCCGACGTTGTCGATTTTGCCGGGCTCGACGGCGACACCCTCACGGCCGTCCGCCAGGAGTTTTCCGGCATGGTGAGCACCCACGTCGCCTGCGACATCGCCGCCGGGGCCGTCATCACCGTCCGGCCGGGGGCCTTTGCTCCTGACGAGAGTGCCGCCGCCGGGGGCACCATCACGGACAAGTCCGGGGACGTGGGCGATCTCGCCGCGGGACGCCGCTACCTGGAGACCCTCGTGGCCGAGGTGGGGGACGTGGACATCACCAAGTCCGAGATCCTCGTCTCCGTAGGCCGCGGGATCGAGGATCAGGACAACCTGGAGATCGTGAACGATCTGGCCAGGGCCATGGGGGCCGACGTCTCCTGCTCCCGTCCCATCGTGGACGCCAAATGGCTGGAAAAATCCCGTCAGGTCGGCACCTCCGGCCAGACCGTCAGCCCCAAGGTCTATCTGGCCTGCGGCATCAGCGGCTCGTTCCAGCACATGGGCGGCATCAAGGGCGCCCCTTTCATCGTCGCCATCAACAAGAATCCCAAGGCTCCCATCTTTCAGGTGGCCGACGTGGGCATCGTGGCCGACATCCTCGAATTCCTTCCCGAGCTGACGGAAGCCGTCGAGCAAGCCAAATAG